The region TGATAAAAGAATTCATAATCATGTTCTTCCTGAAGGTGCCTGGATTATGGGAGCTGCTAATCCTCCTGATGAAGAATATGACCAAGTTGATTTGATAACAGATCCTGCATTTATGTCAAGATTTTTCCATTTAGAACTTTCTCCTGATGTTGATGATTGGGTTGAGTGGTCTACTAGCAATAATGTATCACCTGAAATCGTTTCTTTCATTAAAGAATATCCTGAATACCTTTCTTCTGATACAATTGTATCTATGAGATTAAATCTTAGACCTAGTCCAAGAAGCTGGTATAAATTAGCTAATGTTTTATCTTTGATGTCGGAAGAAGACATTAAAAACTACGGTTATGTTGTATCCGCAGCAATAGTTGGTTCTGAAGCTGCTAGAACTTTTCTATCATTTCTTGAAAATAAAGTTCAACTACCTGATCCAAAGGAATTATTGTATGAAGGAAAAAATCTAGATAAGATTTCAAAACTTTCAAATGAAGAGAAAATTACACTTATATTTAGAATTAACAATTTTTTCGAATCACTTCAAGAAGAGGATATGATTGCTATTTTGAATGATCAAGATCAAAAAACAATCGCTGATAATTTAAAAAAACTGAGCGATTTAGTACCAAAAGATGCTCTATTTTCTGTATTGAGATTTCTAAATGAAATGATTGAAAAAAACAAGGGGTTAAAAAGAGCTTTTTACGACAAATTACTTGAAGAAATTGCTATAACCCTTGGTGATTCATCTTGGATGGAAGGCATTTAAAATGGAAGATATACTTCAAAAAGCGTGGATTGAATTAGAGAAAGAAAGTTTATTTTTTTCTTATCTAAGAATGAATTTTGATAATGTTCCTACAAAAGCTGTTAGAACCATCAAAGTTTCAATAACTTCTCAAGCTAAGTTCAGAATTATGTACAATCCTAAACGGTTGCAAAATCTTGGGCTAACATTAATAAAAGGCCTTTTAAAACATGAAATTTACCATATTATTCACGGTCATATTTTTATTAAACCAAAAAACAAAAGGGAAAAAGGAATATGGGATTTAGCAATGGATGCTGCAATAAATCAATATATTAGAGAACTTGACGCTTTCGCAGAACCATTAGATGTAATGGTAGCTGAAGGTCATGCCCCGGATAATGAATTCTTTTTTGTAACTGCTCCTATGAATTTATTAAATAAAACAGCTGAAGAATATTATAAGTATATCTTAGATTTTTTAGAAGAAAAAAAGATGGTTGACTTAGAAGAAATAATTGAGAAGAGGGAACAAAATACTGACTCTCATGATTTTTCTTCAGAAATTCCGGAAGAAATGGCTTTTGATATAGTAAGCGAATTTGTAACTCAAGCATACGATAAATCAAAAGAAAATCTTCCAGATGGGGTCGAAATGGCTGTTTCTTTGATGGTAAAAAAACCGTATTTAAATTGGAAAACCCTATTGAGAAGATTTTTTGGTAGTTCTATTGTTGTAGAGAAATATAGAAGTTTGCTAAAACCAAATAGAAGATATGAAGATCAACCTGGATGGGTCACAGAATTAGGACCTAATGTTGCTATAATACTGGATACATCTGGATCGATTATAGAAGAAGAATACAATTCTTTTTTTAATGAAATAGAATCTATCACAAAAAATCTTGGTGGAAAAGTTACCTTAGTTCAAGCAGACAGTCAAATTCAAAACGTTATGACATATCACAAAGGAAAATGGGAAGAAATTATTTTGAAAGGGAAAGGTTCAACAGACTTACAACCAGCTGTAGATTATGTTGAAGAAAATATAAGGCCAGAAGGCATTATCGTATTTACAGATGGATGGTTAGAAGTCCCAAATGTTCAAAGACGCGTGCTTTTTGTATTATCTAAAAAGTATAACCCTGATTTTTTTACTCAAGCTACTGAATATTATGGGAAAAACAACGTTGTTATCTTAAATTAACCTTTTGCCTTCTTATTTAATGTTGACAAATTATCTTAATTGTGATACCATATAATACGTCAAAGAAATAATTATTGAAAAAATATATAAACTATAATTAATGTGGTAAGGCCGCATATTAGATTTTTGCGGAAAAAAAGTAGAGATCATTGAAAAGTAGATAGAGGGAAAAGAAGAGTTAGGATGAAGGGTTTGATCCTGGCTCAGGGTTAACGCTGGCGGCGTGCCTAACACATGCAAGTCGAACGGTTCTAAGCGCGAGCTTAGGATAGTGGCGAACGGGTGAGTAAAAGGTAGGAATCTACCCCTTGGACGGAGATAGCTACTGGAAACGGTAGGTAAACTTCGATAAGCCCGAGAGGGGAAAGTGGTGAGACAGCCGAGGGATGAGCCTACTCTCCATCAGGTAGTTGGTGAGATAAAAGCTTACCAAGCCGATGACGGATAACCGGTGTGAGAGCATGAACGGTCACAAGGGCACTGAGAGACGGGCCCTACTCCTACGGGAGGCAGCAGTGGGGAATCTTGGACAATGGGCGAAAGCCTGATCCAGCGACGCCGCGTGGAGGAAGAAGTCCTTCGGGATGTAAACTTCTGAACTAGCCGAATAAAAGGCCTGTGGACACACAGGAGAAGAAAGTAGGCTAGGAAAAGTCCCGGCTAACTACGTGCCAGCAGCCGCGGTAAGACGTAGGGGGCAAGCGTTACCCGGAATTACTGGGCGTAAAGGGGGCGTAGGCGGTAAAAGAAGTCATCTGTGAAAACCTATTGCTCAACGATAGGCTAGCGGATGAAACTGAATTACTTGAGGGCACCAGAGGTAGACGGAATTACCCGAGTAGGGGTGAAATCCGCAGATACGGGTAGGAACGCCGGTGGAGAAGTCGGTCTACTGGGGTGCACCAGACGCTGAGGCCCGAAAGCTAGGGGAGCAAACCGGATTAGATACCCGGGTAGTCCTAGCCGTAAACGATGCTCACTAGGTGTAGGGAGTGATAAACTCTCTGTGCTGAAGCGAACGCGCTAAGTGAGCCGCCTGGGGAGTACGTCCGCAAGGATGAAACTCAAAGGAATTGACGGGGGTCCGCACAAGCGGTGGAGCATGTGGTTTAATTCGATGGTAACCGAAGAACCTTACCAGGGATTGACATGTAACTGAAGGTAGAGAAATCTACTGGCCTGCTGCAAAGCGGGAGGTTACACAGGTGGTGCACGGCCGTCGTCAGCTCGTGCCGTGAGGTGTTGGGTTAAGTCCCGCAACGAGCGCAACCCCTACGATTAGTTACTAACGCGGAAAGGCGAGGACTCTAATCGGACTGCCGCCGACGAGGCGGAGGAAGGAGGGGATGACGTCAGGTAAGCGTGCCCCTTATACTCTGGGCGACACACGTGCTACAATGGAGGGGACAAAGGGAAGCGAAGCCGAGAGGTGGAGCGGATCCTAAAAAAACTCTCCGAAATACGGATTGTAGGCTGCAACCCGCCTACATGAAGTCGGAATCGCTAGTAATCGCAGGTCAGCCAAACTGCGGTGAATACGTTCCCGGGCCTTGTACACACCGCCCGTCACGCCACCCGAGTTGGGAACACCTGAAGGCAGTACGGGAGGTACTGTTGAAGGTGGGCTTGGCGAGGGGGGCGAAGTCGTAACAAGGTAGGTGTACCGGAAGGTGCGCCTGGATCACCTCCTTTCTAAGGAGATATATACACAAATAAAAATAATTTTTGTTTAACTCCCTCTATCTACTTTTGAGTGATTTATCTTTGTTCATTAAAACGCAGAATAAAAACGATTGTTCATTGACAAGTGCATAGGTTAGTCCAAAGTAATAAGGGCATACGGTGGATGCCTAGCCAGCTAGAGGCGAAGAAGGACGTGGCCAGCTGCGAAAAGCTGCGGGGAGCTGCAAGCGAGCAAAGATCCGCAGATATCCGAATGGGGAAACCTGCCGAAAGGCATCCTGAAAAGGAAGCGAAACTGGGGAAGGGAAACATCTTAGTACCCAGGCGAAAAGAAATCAAACGAGATTCCCTAAGTAGTGGCGAGCGAAAGGGGAAGAGCCCAAACACATACGATGGAAAAGCGGACAGGCGTTGTCGTATGTGGGTAGAGGGATCCAGCTACCCGACTGTCCGATAGGGGGCTGAGGAAATAAGGTAAGTGGAAAGGATTGGGAAATCCTACCGAAGAGGGTGAAAGTCCCGTACACGTAAACTTATGACACAGCTGCTGGAATCCCAAGTAGCGTGGGACACGAGAAATCCCGCGTGAATCCGGGTGGACCTCCATCCAAGGCTAAATACTCTAGCAGAGCGATAGAGGATAAGTACCGTGAGGGAAAGGTGAAAAGCACCCCGGGAGGGGAGTGAAAGAGAACCTGAAACCGTATGCCTACAGGAAGCGGGAGCGGAAGTGACCGCGTTCCTTTTGATTAATGAGCCTGCGAGTTATGTTTAATGGCGAGGTTAAGCCGGAGAAGGTGAAGCCGCAGGGAAACCGAGTATGAATAGTGCGAAAGTCATTAGACATAGACCCGAAGCCAGGTGAGCTACCCATGCGCAGGGTGAAGCTTGGGTAAAACCAAGTGGAGGCCCGAACTGGTGGATAGTGAAAAATTCTCAGATGACGTGTGGGTAGGAGTGAAAAGCTAAACGAACCTGGAGATAGCTGGTTCTCCCCGAAACGTGTGTAGGCACGGCCTCTGTAGAAGAAAGTTAAGGAGGTAGAGCACTGGATGGCGTAGGGGGGTGACCTCTGAAACCAACCAAACTCCGAATGCCTTAACTGGATGACAGGGAGAAAGACTGTGGGGTATAAGCTTCATGGTCGAGAGGGAAAAAGCCCAGACCGACAGCTAAGGTTCCGAAGAAGTGGCTAAGTGGGAAAGGAAGTGGACCTCTTGAGACAGTCGGGAGGTTGGCTTAGAAGCAGCCAACCTTTAAAGAGTGCGTAACAGCTCACCGATAGAAGGGGACTGCGCCGAAAATGAAACGGAGCTAAAGCCACACACCGAAGCTACGGTATAACCGAAAGGTTATAGGTAGGGGAGCGTTGTGCGATAGGGAGAAGGGTGATTGAGAAGTCATCTGGACGAAGCACAAGAGAGAATGCAGGCATGAGTAACGAGATGGGAGTGAGAATCTCCCACCCCTAAAGTCTAAGGGTACCTGGGGAAGGGTCGTCCGCCCAGGGTAAGCCGGGACCTAAGGTGAACTCGAAAGAGGTAACCGATGGACAACGGGTAAAGAATCCCGTGCCTGTATATAACGAGTTACAAGGGGTGACACAGGAGGTGAAGCTGCCGAGATTAAGTTGCAAGTCTTCCAAGCGACGATGCCTGAGAAGCCGGTAGGGAAAACCGCCGGTGGAGGAGGAGTCGTGATGGGGAGGCCGTAAGGCCAACGGTGGCTAATCAAACTGTCGAGAAAAGCCTCGTGTAGCGTATGAGTTATATACAGCCCGTTCTGCAAACCGACACAGGTAGACTGGCTTAGAAGGCTAAGGGGAGCGGAATAACCTTCGTTAAGGAACTAGGCAAAAAGGCCCCGTAACTTCGGGAGAAGGGGTGGACTGTGCTGGTGGAAACGCTGGTACAGAGCCGCAGTGACAAGTCCCTAGCGACTGTTTACCAAAAACACAGGTCTCTGCGAACACGGAAGTGGACGTATAGGGACTGACGCCTGCCCAGTGCCGGAAGGTTAAGGGGAGGGGTGAAAGCTCCGAACTGAAGCCCCGGTAAACGGCGGCCGTAACTATAACGGTCCTAAGGTAGCGAAATTCCTTGTCGGGTAAGTTCCGACCTGCATGAATGGCGTAACGACTGGGGAGCTGTCTTAACGAAGGATCCGGTGAAATTACAGTCTCGGTGAAGATGCCGAGGACCCGCAGCTAGACGGAAAGACCCCGTGGAGTTTTACTGTAACCTGACATTGTAATCTATCGCTGTATGTACAGGATAGGCGGGAGGCTGAGAACCCTGGTCGCCAGGCTAGGGGGAGCCGGCAGTGGGATACCGCCCTTACAGTGGTGGGTTACTAACGGAGTAAAGTGAAGAGCTTGATCCGGACAGTGTTAGGCGGGCAGTTTAACTGGGGCGGTTGCCTCCTAAAAGGTAACGGAGGTGCTCGAAGGTAGGCTCAAGTGGGTTGGTAATCCACTGAAGAGTGCAAAGGCAAAAGCCTGCCTGACTGAGAGACTGACAGGTCGAACAGGAGGGAAACCTGGACTTAGTGACCCGGCGGTTCTGAGAGGAAGGGCCGTCGATCAACGGATAAAAGTTACCCCGGGGATAACAGGCTAATCACGCCCGAGAGTTCACATCGACGGCGTGGATTGGCACCTCGATGTCGGCTCATCGCAACCTGGGGCTGAAGTCGGTCCCAAGGGTTGGGCTGTTCGCCCATTAAAGCGGTACGTGAGCTGGGTTCAGAACGTCGTAAGACAGTTCGGTCCCTATCTGCTGCGGGCGCAGGAAGCTTGAAGGGGGTTGCTCCTAGTACGAGAGGACCGGAGTGAGTATGTCACTGGTGAATCAGCTGTCATGCAAGTGGCAAAAGCTGAGTAGCCAACACATATAACCGATAACCGCTGAAAGCATCTAAGCGGGAAACGGGCCCTAAGAAGAGGCTTCCCACTCTTGAAAAAGAGGTAAGGGCAGTTCGAGAAGAGGACATAGATAGGCCGCAAGTGTAAGTGTCGAGAGGCATTGAGCTGAGCGGTACTAATAGCCCGAGGCTTTGGACGGAACCTATGCACTTATGAGTGAACAAAAATGAAAAGAATAATGGGGGGTGAAGATAACGGTACGGGACACACCCAGCTCCATTCCGAACCTGACGGTTAAGCCGTATCGTGCCGATGGTAGTACGGTAAAACGTGCGAGAGTAGGTATTGCCCCCCTTTCAATTTTAGATATGCGATGTTGAACGTAACTTTTTTCATACCATATTTCCCCATATGTCCCACCCCTTTAAATAGAAATACCGCGTTTTCATAACGCGGTATTTTTTTTTGATATTTCGTTCGTTTTTATGAAAAAAGCATATCTCTTAGTGTTTCTTCTCTTTTTAATATTTTTTCTTCATATTTTGCTATTTTAAAATCTAACCTTTCTAGCGTTTTTTGCATATTTTGAATTTTTTTGTTAAGTATTTCCCGCTCTTTCACCAATAATTCTTTTCTTTCTTCAATTGTATCATCACCTTGCTGAAATAATTGAACATATTTTATAAGTGTTTTAATAGGAAGCCCAGCATTTTTCATACATAATATGAATTCTATCCAATTACAATCTTCTTCTGTGTATTCTCGTATTCCACTACTATTACGATTCACAGGAGGAATTAAACCTATTTTTTCATAATATCTAAGAGTGTCAGAAGAAATATTAAATTTTTCGCTAACTTCAGAAATTTTCATAGTTATCATCTCCATATCTTATCTTTTAAGATTAAATAGGACCAACAATTGGATGTGGTACATAGGGTTCTTCTAAGTATGTAATTTCATCAGGAGTTAATTTAACTGCTATAGCTCCTACAGCATCTTCTAAATGAGTTATTTTGGTAGCTCCAACAATAGGTGCGTTCACTGGACCTTTGTGTAATAACCACGCTAATGAAATTTGTGCTCTTGAAACTCCATGTTTATTTGCAAGTTCTGCTACTCTATCTACAATAGCTTTGTCAGCATCTTTAGTTGAGTCATATTTTGATTTAGCAACTTCATCAGTTTGAAGGCGATAAGTAGTTTCAGACCAATCTCTTGCCAATCTGCCTGCTGCTAAAGGGCTATATGGAGTAAGACCAATTTTTTGATCTTTACATAAAGGAATTAATTCTCTTTCATCCTCTCTATATATAAGGTTGTAATGGTTTTGCATGGAAACAAATTTTGTCCATCCGTGTTTTTCTGCTGTATATAATGCTTTTTGGAATTGCCATGCATACATAGCAGAGGCACCTATATATCTAGCCTTTCCTGCTTTTACAACATCGTTTAATGCATCCATTGTTTCTTCTATTGGAGTATTATAATCCCATCGATGAATAATGTATAGATCAACATAATCTGTACCAAGCCTTTTTAAACTATTATCAATCTCATTCATAATAACCTTTCGTGAAAGCCCAGCTCCATTAGGTCCATCTCGCATTCTTGAAAATACCTTTGTGGCAATGACAATTTCATCACGTTTTGCATAGTCTTTTAAAGCTTTTCCAAGAATTTCTTCGCTTCTTCCAAGAGAATATACGTTTGCTGTGTCAAAAAAGTTGATACCTAATTCAAGGGCTCTTTTGATAATTGGTCTACTATTTTCTTCATTTAGAACCCATTTGTGCGTCCATATTTCCGAATCACCAAAGCTCATACAACCAAGACAAATTCTTGAAACTTCTAATCCTGAGTTACCAAGTTTAACGTATTCCATTGTAATTCCTCCTCGTATGTACTTCTATTTTTATTTTCTTCTTTTTAATCTGATTTTTATCTATGTTTTAAAACTTATTTTTCAAACAAAACTTTTCTTCTCTATTTGTTATTAACTATGTGTTTGTTTGCTGTATTTGGTACCTAGACAAAAGGGGAAGATTTCACACTGTTACCCTAAAATTATTATTTTTGTTTTGCCAGACTTATTAAATATTCAACAGCTTGAGGATCATAATGACTGAAGAAGAGACTTTTACCTTCGTCAAGAGCAGTAATTGCGTTCATATCTTCATCACTAAGAACAAAATCGAACACATTAAAATTTTCGATCATGCGCTCTTTATGTGTTGTTTTTGGAATCACAACTACATCATTTTGAATAAGAAAACGTAGAATAACTTGAGCAATCGACTTACCGTATTTTTCTCCAATAGATTTGAGGATTGAATTAGTAAAAATACCTTTGCGACCTTCTGCAAATGGTGCCCAAGATTCATGTTGTACTCCATATTTTTTCATAATTTCCTGTGCAAGTTTTTGCTGATGAAAAGGATGTGTTTCTATCTGGTTTACAGCAGGTGTCACTTCTTGAAAGTGACATAAATCAATCAAACGGTCGGGATAGAAGTTACTAACGCCAATAGCACGAACCTTTCCGTCTTTATAAGCCTCTGTCATAGCTCGATAAGCGCCATAATAATCATTGAATGGTTGATGAATCAATAATAGATCGATATAGTCTGTTTTTAATTTTTTTAACGACTCAAAAATAGATGCTTTGGCTTTTTCGTAACCAGCGTTCGAGATCCAAATTTTAGTGGTTATAAACAGTTCTGAACGTGGAATCCCTGATTTTTCAATTGCATTACCAACAGCTTCTTCATTATGGTAAGACTGTGCGGTATCAATATGGCGGTATCCTACTGAAATGGCATCGAGTACACACCTCTCACATTCTTTTGGATCTATTTGATAAACACCATACCCGAGTATAGGCATTTCAACACCATTATTTAAAGTTACTTTTTGCATATTTAATCCCTCCTAATCAAAATAATTTTACCCACTTTAGAAATTCTAAAACACAGATTCTATAAATGTTTTGAATTTTAGTTTCTCCAAAAATACCTCCCCACTTCTAATTCTCACTAATTCTTATTTTTTTAACTTTTTCGGTATTTGTACCGAAGGAAGGAAAGAGAGCTGCGCCCTAGACCCGTTATAAATTCAAAAACAATAATAAAAAATTCTTTTGGTACTTGTACCAAAGGAGAGGGAGAGGCTCCGCCCTTGACCCGTTATAAATTCAAAAACAATAATAAAAAATTCTTTTGGTATTTGTACCAAAGGAGGGGGAGAGGGCTCCGCCCTAGACCCATTTTAAATTCAAAATTCCATTTTTAGAAAATTCTCATTTCTAAAGTCACTAAAAATAATTTTTTAGTTTATGAAAAATGATTAATCTAACGTATCTATTTTTCATCGACCAATTTTTTTTGCAAAATTTGCTAATATTTCAGAAATGTTGATTTGCTGAGGGCACACGCTTTCGCAGCTTTTACAACTGATACAAGC is a window of Defluviitoga tunisiensis DNA encoding:
- a CDS encoding AAA family ATPase, translating into MKPSTVKYLSKKIMEAGEIPLIWGHFGVGKTDIAREIASETGRELIILIISQMEPGDLIGLPARGSDRTVFLKPDWWPDEDNVLIMIDEVNRAHRSIRNAIMQLLIDKRIHNHVLPEGAWIMGAANPPDEEYDQVDLITDPAFMSRFFHLELSPDVDDWVEWSTSNNVSPEIVSFIKEYPEYLSSDTIVSMRLNLRPSPRSWYKLANVLSLMSEEDIKNYGYVVSAAIVGSEAARTFLSFLENKVQLPDPKELLYEGKNLDKISKLSNEEKITLIFRINNFFESLQEEDMIAILNDQDQKTIADNLKKLSDLVPKDALFSVLRFLNEMIEKNKGLKRAFYDKLLEEIAITLGDSSWMEGI
- a CDS encoding vWA domain-containing protein, with amino-acid sequence MEDILQKAWIELEKESLFFSYLRMNFDNVPTKAVRTIKVSITSQAKFRIMYNPKRLQNLGLTLIKGLLKHEIYHIIHGHIFIKPKNKREKGIWDLAMDAAINQYIRELDAFAEPLDVMVAEGHAPDNEFFFVTAPMNLLNKTAEEYYKYILDFLEEKKMVDLEEIIEKREQNTDSHDFSSEIPEEMAFDIVSEFVTQAYDKSKENLPDGVEMAVSLMVKKPYLNWKTLLRRFFGSSIVVEKYRSLLKPNRRYEDQPGWVTELGPNVAIILDTSGSIIEEEYNSFFNEIESITKNLGGKVTLVQADSQIQNVMTYHKGKWEEIILKGKGSTDLQPAVDYVEENIRPEGIIVFTDGWLEVPNVQRRVLFVLSKKYNPDFFTQATEYYGKNNVVILN
- a CDS encoding MerR family transcriptional regulator yields the protein MKISEVSEKFNISSDTLRYYEKIGLIPPVNRNSSGIREYTEEDCNWIEFILCMKNAGLPIKTLIKYVQLFQQGDDTIEERKELLVKEREILNKKIQNMQKTLERLDFKIAKYEEKILKREETLRDMLFS
- a CDS encoding aldo/keto reductase, with translation MEYVKLGNSGLEVSRICLGCMSFGDSEIWTHKWVLNEENSRPIIKRALELGINFFDTANVYSLGRSEEILGKALKDYAKRDEIVIATKVFSRMRDGPNGAGLSRKVIMNEIDNSLKRLGTDYVDLYIIHRWDYNTPIEETMDALNDVVKAGKARYIGASAMYAWQFQKALYTAEKHGWTKFVSMQNHYNLIYREDERELIPLCKDQKIGLTPYSPLAAGRLARDWSETTYRLQTDEVAKSKYDSTKDADKAIVDRVAELANKHGVSRAQISLAWLLHKGPVNAPIVGATKITHLEDAVGAIAVKLTPDEITYLEEPYVPHPIVGPI
- a CDS encoding aldo/keto reductase; this encodes MQKVTLNNGVEMPILGYGVYQIDPKECERCVLDAISVGYRHIDTAQSYHNEEAVGNAIEKSGIPRSELFITTKIWISNAGYEKAKASIFESLKKLKTDYIDLLLIHQPFNDYYGAYRAMTEAYKDGKVRAIGVSNFYPDRLIDLCHFQEVTPAVNQIETHPFHQQKLAQEIMKKYGVQHESWAPFAEGRKGIFTNSILKSIGEKYGKSIAQVILRFLIQNDVVVIPKTTHKERMIENFNVFDFVLSDEDMNAITALDEGKSLFFSHYDPQAVEYLISLAKQK